TCTCTCCTCTTGAAAAATGGATGAGTGGGAAAGAAGCATTGTTCACTAACGTTCCCCAGGTTTTGTTCTGTTAACGGGTATGGCCAAAACCCTCTGGAGTCAACAATTTATTAGTATAGCCTTGCTTGCATCTTCCTGAGACCACTGCCCCACTACCAACCCGTTACTTGGGGCATCCTTTTGGACTGCTAATGAAAATGTATAATTTTCCTCCAGAAGTCTCTGAATTGGGTCATTCATAGCACATTAGTTTAATTAACCCCAAGGTCTTGCTTTGCCCAAATGCCAACAATCCTGTGACAAAGGTTCTTTGCctgaccaaactttagtcagaTTCTTGAACCATCTCCTAGGTCTATCTGTGCACTTATTATGAAATCTAGATGTAGCAAGAACTCTGCTACAAGTCAGCTGAACTAGAACCCTCTACCCTTGACATCTGATCACTCTTGATATCTGATCAGGTTCCTCATCATCCACCATCCCCCAAGTGATGATGGATCATGCTGGCCTGCCTTCAACAAGAATCCTGTTAGGTTGATTTAGCCAGAACCACCCTtacccctgatgtttcctctGAGAATTTTTCATCCACTGACCCTCATCCTGTTCCCTGGCTATAAATTTCTACTTGTCCATGATGTATTCAGAATTGAGCCTGAGGTCTCTTTTCCCCTATTGATATAGTCctgaataaaatgtatttttactcTCTTAGCTACTGTTCAGCTCTGGTTTACTACATCagtctataatttttttccatcccaAATTATGCTTAGTTCTACTGTCTAATAAAACCCATCACAGAGATTCTGCAATAAGGAATAATGAAATACCCAGCATAAGATATACCTAATTTGAGAAAATTTTCCTTCCACTCATATTTCCTGTTTAAAGTCTAAACTAAAACCACTCAAAAGTTAAAGTCCAAAGTAGTGAACATTCAAAAGAGTTGAATCTGAAAACTAATCCTGTTGCTCCTTTGAAATAGTcctatggctgaaaaatattccattgtgtatataccacgtctttttattccattcatccattgacagacacttaagttgttttcatatcttggctattgtgaataatgctgcaatgaacatgggagtgcggatatctctttgaaatcctgttttcatttcctttggatatacagttgacccttgaacaatgcaggggttaggggcacAAATTCCCAACGCAGTTGAAACTGCACCAGCACAAAGGGATAACACTTAAGGAATATGAGAGAATGCTTaatgagaaatggaagaaaagagaggatAATTTAGATTCACATAGATATACATGTATCTTATTTGGATACATTACCTCACAAAGTCAACCTATGGCATTTATAATCTTATCTCAAGACCAACCTTCAAATATGCTAATAAGCCGTGCAGTGCTATAGTTGTAGTAGCATAGTATTATTCTGAGTTTAAAAGAAATTGATATATTTGAAAGCAGCCTAAGGTTTGTGTTACATACTCATTTTTTTATCACTATTCAAAAAGAGAACTGCTTTCTATATGTCAAGTTATTGTGGAAAGGaatcaaaaatcctcaaaaagatTTGCTTTTAATAAAAGAATTCTGTTTAGGTCTGAGATCTCCGTTTTCAGTGCCATTTTcctgaaggaaacaaacaaactagaGGTGGGGGAAACTGAATGACTGTGGCagcttagagaaaaaaatagtctGAGTTTAAAACTCAGGCTGAAATGCAAGAGTTGATGTTTTATTCAATGGCATACAAAAAAAAGTAAGAGTGACatgttttcctcatttaaaaaatgtcaaatttCTAATGCCAATACTGGTTATGTGGACTATTAAAATTTCTGATAAATGTTCCTGAAAAACTAATTATCTCTAACAAGTCTGTGCATTTATTACTAAGTGATATGATCCTTAAATGTATGTGATTCAATCACCTGTTGCAAAATCATGCTATAATCTACTGTGGTCTCAGTAGAGACCACACAGAGATTAGTGATATGACATTTGAGAGTAAATTTAAATAACCAGATTTGTTAccattccaattttaaaaattcatattttatagtaAAGATATGATTGTAgaaatttcttctgtaaaatatCTGCATCTAACTGGGAATGTGAATCCACTATAACATGTACTCCATATAGATTCCCTACTCCTATCCctatcttttttaattttcagaagtttaaaaGAAACAGCATAAACAATAGACTAAACTCATATACTATTACAATTCAGAATTAACTAATATTTCGTTTTATTTACTTggaatctttatttctttataatgagATAGATATTTAGATACAAAACTGAAGTATCCTTTAACTACCATGTTTGGCCCCATTTCCCTTCTACTGCCTTTCTTTTTAGAGACAACCACTTTTGGGAATTGAGtgtattcttccaatccattctTCATAGTTTTACATAAAAATGTTCACCCATAACCAATGCTTTAATACTAGTGTTGGTTAGTGTTGATTTAATTCAAATTCATACaggtataattataatatattcacTTCATTTGTTTTCACTCTACATGATTTTCATCTTTCTCTATTAATACATatagatttaatttgttatacttAACTACTAGAGAATATTATACAGTGTGACTGCAtcacattttattcatccatttcaaAAGTGACAGAcatttgtttccaatattttgctaATATAACTCATGATGCAATGAACATAAAGGTACAGGACTCCCTGGGTACATGTATCAGTTTCTTtgctatatgtatgtatacttaaGAGTGGGTATTCTGGAATCTGTTTTCGAAATTCTTTCCTACCCTGAGGTTTGAAAAAATTCTCCTATAAAATTCTTATATTACTAAGTTTTGCTCTTTGCATTCTAATCTTCACAAcacttttggatttttaaataaatactttaatgtataacaacagcaaagatctaatatttttccatatgaaGAGTCAATTACCCTGAGACCATTTTTTGAATCATCCAGATTTTCCTACCAACTTGTGATTACCACCTCTATCAATTGCCAATTCCCCATGAAGATATGCATGTTTCTGGATATAATATTCTGTCACaatctttgttttctattacTGCATCAAAAGCAAATAATTTTGATTATACATGTAGCAAAACATATAACAAAAAAATGACAATTCTGTCTCTTAATTTCACATCTTAATACCTCGCATATCTTTGTCTGAATGCATCAGGTAGGCCTTCCAGAACCATGTTGATTAGTGTCCATGACTGGATCCTTACTTTAATGAGAATGCTCCTAAAAGTACAGCAGGAACAATGTTTTTTTGTGGGGGTCTTGGGGGTGTAGGTTTTCATGATACTGTGATAGTTATTAAATTCTCAGTATATTACATTTTGAGCTGTTGCTGAAGGATTTTCCACATTCATGTGACTTTACTGTAAAATGAATTTTCTGATATACTGTTTAATATGAATTCTCTTGAAGGTGTTCCCAAATTCAAGGCGTTCATAGAGTTTTAATGAGTATGAATTCTCTGGTGTCTAATATGATGTGACTTCTGGCTaaaagctttcccacattcattacactGATAAGGTTTTTCTCCAGTATGGATTCTCATATGCAGAGCAAGAGTTGAAAACTGagagaaggctttcccacattcgtTACAACCATAGGGCTTCTCACCTGTATGGCTTCTCATATGAACAGTAAGAGATGAGCTTTGacagaaggctttcccacataTTTTACATTCATAAGGCTTATCACCTGTATGAATTCTCACATGTACAATGAGAGATGTGATTCGAGAGAAGGCTTTTCCACATttattacattcatagggtttctctcctgtatgaatATTGTGATGTTTAATGAGGTACTGCTTCTGCCTAAAGATTgttccacattcattacatttatagggtttctctccaatATGAATTTTCTCATGCTCAGTGAGGTTTGATTTCCCActgaaggcttttccacattccttacatatataaggtttctctcctgtatgactTCTCTGGTGTCTAATGAGGCTTGACTTCTGAATGAAAGCTTTCCCACACCCTttacattcataaggtttctctccagtatgaattctttgATGGATAATGAGGTTTTCCTTCTGGCTAAAGGCTTttccacactcattacatttaaAGGGTTTCTTTCCACTATGGATATTCTGATGTTTAACGAGGTATTGCTTCTGGCTGAAGGCTCTTCCACATTGATTACATTCAAATGGTTTCTCTCCTGAATGAATTTTCTCATGCTCAGAGAGATATGATTTGCCACTGAAGGCTTTGCCACATTCCTTACATACATAGGGTTTGTTTCCAATATGATTTCTCTGGTGTTTAGTAAGGCTTGGCATCTGAATAgaagctttcccacattcataagttttctctccagtatgaTGTTTTTGATGAGTAAGCAAGTTTCCCTTCTGGctgaaggcttttccacatttattacatttatatggTTTCTTTCCTGTATGACTTCTCAAATGTAGAGTAAGGGATGAGACTCGAGAGAATTCTttgccacattcattacattcatgTGATTTCTCTCCAGTATGCATTTTCTTATGCTCTATGAGGTTTTGCTTCAGGCTAAATGTttttccacattcattacattcataaggtttctctccagcaTGAATTTGATCATGCTGAAGGAGATCTGATTCAGGCTGAAGGCTTTCCAACATTCTTATCATGCACAGATACCTTCTCCAACAAGAACTCCTTAGTATCTCTTGACATGTGACATGGATGAAAGCTTTTCCACATTCAGTAAATTCATATGGATTCTCTCCAATAGTAATTCTCAGCTATCTAACAAAGTTTAATATATGATGAAAGACTTTTCACATTGGTTATCCTGTGATTAGCTGATTACAAATTGGGATGAAATATAGCATCCTCATTATATTCTTAATGGTTCTTTCTTAGACAGCTTCTCTCATATTTAAGTGTAAATTAAATGTTCCAACTCATTTAAACTGAGTCCCATACACAGAGGAGTAGTCTTAAAGAATCAATGTCTGTGCTCAGAGGAAATACTTTTCTGCTACCTAagttttctgagtttttcttTAGCTGTGTTTTCACGGAGAAGGATGAGACTTAACCCAGAAGTCTTTCCTGTTGTGtctttatttacttataaatttCCCAGGCCTTTTCTAAAAAGGAGTACAAA
This genomic window from Mesoplodon densirostris isolate mMesDen1 chromosome 19, mMesDen1 primary haplotype, whole genome shotgun sequence contains:
- the LOC132480575 gene encoding zinc finger protein 260 isoform X10; translated protein: MECGKDFRFHSQLTEHQRIHTGEKPYKCIQCEKVFRISSQLIEHQRIHTGEKPYACKECGKTFGVCRELARHQRIHSGKKPYECKACGKVFRNSSSLTRHQRIHTGEKPYKCKECGKAFGVGSELTRHQRIHSGQKPYECKACGKFFRLTSALIQHQRIHSGEKPYECKVCGKAFRHSSALTEHQRIHTGEKPYECKACGKAFRHSSSFTKHQRIHTGEKPYECNECGKTFSLKQNLIEHKKMHTGEKSHECNECGKEFSRVSSLTLHLRSHTGKKPYKCNKCGKAFSQKGNLLTHQKHHTGEKTYECGKASIQMPSLTKHQRNHIGNKPYVCKECGKAFSGKSYLSEHEKIHSGEKPFECNQCGRAFSQKQYLVKHQNIHSGKKPFKCNECGKAFSQKENLIIHQRIHTGEKPYECKGCGKAFIQKSSLIRHQRSHTGEKPYICKECGKAFSGKSNLTEHEKIHIGEKPYKCNECGTIFRQKQYLIKHHNIHTGEKPYECNKCGKAFSRITSLIVHVRIHTGDKPYECKICGKAFCQSSSLTVHMRSHTGEKPYGCNECGKAFSQFSTLALHMRIHTGEKPYQCNECGKAFSQKSHHIRHQRIHTH
- the LOC132480575 gene encoding zinc finger protein 260 isoform X8; its protein translation is MIRMLESLQPESDLLQHDQIHAGEKPYECNECGKTFSLKQNLIEHKKMHTGEKSHECNECGKEFSRVSSLTLHLRSHTGKKPYKCNKCGKAFSQKGNLLTHQKHHTGEKTYECGKASIQMPSLTKHQRNHIGNKPYVCKECGKAFSGKSYLSEHEKIHSGEKPFECNQCGRAFSQKQYLVKHQNIHSGKKPFKCNECGKAFSQKENLIIHQRIHTGEKPYECKGCGKAFIQKSSLIRHQRSHTGEKPYICKECGKAFSGKSNLTEHEKIHIGEKPYKCNECGTIFRQKQYLIKHHNIHTGEKPYECNKCGKAFSRITSLIVHVRIHTGDKPYECKICGKAFCQSSSLTVHMRSHTGEKPYGCNECGKAFSQFSTLALHMRIHTGEKPYQCNECGKAFSQKSHHIRHQRIHTH